One genomic window of Monodelphis domestica isolate mMonDom1 chromosome 1, mMonDom1.pri, whole genome shotgun sequence includes the following:
- the LOC103094222 gene encoding zinc finger protein 32-like yields MEAPEQEPQREPQREPQREPQTPASSKGPVAAAAAAAAAAAVEAALPLSLMQVHCQCHMCASSFQAQMSLSVHFKERYAPKTYECAECQKTFKQKGSLTVHERMHTGEKPYVCLDCGKCFRNGGNLTVHRRVHTGEQPYRCDACGTGFSQKGSLVVHLRIHTGQKPYECTQCGKRFSTRGNLVKHLRVHTGDRPYKCAQCDKSFTQRGSLTVHMRSCARAARLACCLPDSCFS; encoded by the coding sequence ATGGAGGCCCCGGAGCAGGAGCCGCAGCGGGAGCCGCAGCGGGAGCCCCAGCGGGAGCCGCAGACCCCAGCCTCATCCAAGGGGCCTGTGGCTGCGGCAGCAGCTGCAGCGGCGGCTGCGGCGGTGGAGGCAGCGCTGCCCCTGTCCCTGATGCAGGTGCACTGCCAATGCCACATGTGTGCCAGCAGCTTCCAGGCCCAGATGAGCCTCAGCGTCCACTTCAAGGAGCGCTACGCCCCCAAGACCTACGAGTGTGCCGAGTGCCAGAAGACGTTCAAGCAGAAGGGCAGCCTGACGGTCCACGAGCGCATGCATACCGGAGAGAAGCCCTATGTGTGCCTGGACTGCGGCAAGTGCTTCCGGAACGGGGGCAACCTCACGGTGCACCGGCGGGTCCACACCGGCGAGCAGCCGTACCGCTGCGATGCGTGCGGCACGGGCTTCAGCCAGAAGGGAAGCCTGGTGGTGCACCTGCGGATCCACACCGGACAGAAGCCCTACGAGTGCACGCAGTGCGGGAAGAGGTTCAGCACCAGGGGCAACCTGGTCAAGCACCTCCGCGTGCACACGGGGGACCGGCCGTACAAGTGCGCGCAGTGCGACAAGAGCTTCACGCAGAGGGGCAGCCTGACGGTGCACATGCGGAGCTGCGCCAGGGCCGCTCGGCTCGCCTGCTGCCTGCCCGACAGCTGTTTCTCTTGA